In a single window of the Anguilla rostrata isolate EN2019 chromosome 6, ASM1855537v3, whole genome shotgun sequence genome:
- the LOC135258086 gene encoding vesicle transport protein USE1-like isoform X1 translates to MAPARLEVNFVRLLSRCEYITLEKQGETEWRLEKYVGALEDMLRALKRSSSKPTADVLKGYRRKVDYLKGLLNAEKLQSLKETGRQRPGPGRNLIAANEKTPVTRKFHVQRKARSCGDGGCELQAAQPSETGTTETDMRKRRALRLEDWRSGAELDAMLQQQQHLAEDILHLARNLRKSTLASQRLLPHDTQVLSCRAKQDVCEKKWAESEPRYLLWLGLVLVTFISTILFIRLFPELW, encoded by the exons ATGGCACCGGCTCGGCTGGAGGTGAATTTCGTTAGACTGTTATCTCGATGTGAGTATATCACattggagaaacaaggggaaacCGAGTGGAGACTAGAGAAG TATGTTGGCGCCCTCGAAGATATGTTGCGTGCTTTGAAGAGGAGTTCAAG CAAACCGACAGCAGACGTACTGAAAGGCTACCGGCGCAAAGTGGATTATCTGAAGGGACTGTTAAACGCTGAAAAACTG CAGTCCTTAAAGGAGACTGGCAGACAGCGTCCAGGACCTGGCCGAAACCTTATCGCAGCCAATGAGAAGACGCCAGTCACCAGGAAGTTCCATGTGCAGAGGAAGGCACGCTCTTGTGGGGACGGGGGGTGTGAGCTGCAGGCAGCT CAGCCTTCCGAAACAG GTACCACGGAAACAGACATGCGAAAGAGAAG GGCGTTGCGGCTGGAGGATTGGCGGTCGGGGGCGGAGCTAGACGCCatgttgcagcagcagcagcacctggcGGAGGACATCCTACACCTGGCGCGCAACTTGAGGAAGAGCACACTGGCCTCCCAACGACTCCTCCCGCATGACACCCAG GTGCTGTCTTGCAGGGCGAAGCAGGATGTATGTGAGAAAAAGTGGGCGGAGTCAGAACCACGATACCTTCTCTGGCTGGGCCTTGTCCTGGTCACCTTCATCAGCACCATCCTCTTCATCAGACTCTTCCCCGAACTGTGGTGA
- the LOC135258086 gene encoding vesicle transport protein USE1-like isoform X2, translating into MAPARLEVNFVRLLSRCEYITLEKQGETEWRLEKYVGALEDMLRALKRSSSKPTADVLKGYRRKVDYLKGLLNAEKLSLKETGRQRPGPGRNLIAANEKTPVTRKFHVQRKARSCGDGGCELQAAQPSETGTTETDMRKRRALRLEDWRSGAELDAMLQQQQHLAEDILHLARNLRKSTLASQRLLPHDTQVLSCRAKQDVCEKKWAESEPRYLLWLGLVLVTFISTILFIRLFPELW; encoded by the exons ATGGCACCGGCTCGGCTGGAGGTGAATTTCGTTAGACTGTTATCTCGATGTGAGTATATCACattggagaaacaaggggaaacCGAGTGGAGACTAGAGAAG TATGTTGGCGCCCTCGAAGATATGTTGCGTGCTTTGAAGAGGAGTTCAAG CAAACCGACAGCAGACGTACTGAAAGGCTACCGGCGCAAAGTGGATTATCTGAAGGGACTGTTAAACGCTGAAAAACTG TCCTTAAAGGAGACTGGCAGACAGCGTCCAGGACCTGGCCGAAACCTTATCGCAGCCAATGAGAAGACGCCAGTCACCAGGAAGTTCCATGTGCAGAGGAAGGCACGCTCTTGTGGGGACGGGGGGTGTGAGCTGCAGGCAGCT CAGCCTTCCGAAACAG GTACCACGGAAACAGACATGCGAAAGAGAAG GGCGTTGCGGCTGGAGGATTGGCGGTCGGGGGCGGAGCTAGACGCCatgttgcagcagcagcagcacctggcGGAGGACATCCTACACCTGGCGCGCAACTTGAGGAAGAGCACACTGGCCTCCCAACGACTCCTCCCGCATGACACCCAG GTGCTGTCTTGCAGGGCGAAGCAGGATGTATGTGAGAAAAAGTGGGCGGAGTCAGAACCACGATACCTTCTCTGGCTGGGCCTTGTCCTGGTCACCTTCATCAGCACCATCCTCTTCATCAGACTCTTCCCCGAACTGTGGTGA